DNA sequence from the Aquificaceae bacterium genome:
TTTACCCATGCCTGCAGGCAGCAGGAGATACTTTGGCCTCAGAGGATTGTCAAAGTTGTTGACATAACATATGTCCTCGGGTTTTTTCTTTTCCTTTGCGGACTCCCTGAGCCTTTTGAGTGTGTATATGGTCCTTCCTATGCTTTCTGGTCCTGAGACGTAGAGGTTATAACCCTCAAGCTCCGTCTTCAGTGCAAGGTCAAAGGCAAACCTGACCCTTTCCTGTCCGGGGAAAAGCTCCGCAGCTTCTACATCCTTTGTGGAAAATGTAAAGGTGTATCCGTAACTGAGTTCATCCCTTGATAGCCTTTTTATAGCCACCTTAGGTTGCCTTCCTTATCTCTCTTCCCAGCTTATCTTCCACAGATTTTACCTTGCTGAAAAGCCTTCCGGATTTGCCTTCTCTGTAGTCTATCTTCATGGTTATGGATATGCGAGGGCAGTCCTTCCTGAGAGCCTCAAAGCCTTCTTTTAGCACAGACATGACCTCTTCCCATGTTTCTCCCTCTATTATGGTTCCCATGGGAGTGAGCACATAGGGAAGTCCAGACCTGTCCACTATGTCCACAACCCTTGCCACATACTCACTGACGCTCTCACCCTTCCCCAGAGGCGTCATACTCACGAACACAAGCACGCTCATGGCATAAATATTTTATACTATTCACACTGTGAGGCTCACCTTTCCCCTCACCATAATAGGCTTTTTCCTCTTCCTTGCCTTATTTGCGGACATTCTTGCTCCCTATCCTTATTCCCTCCAGAACAGAAAGGCGCCCTTTCACCCACCCACAAGGATACACATCTTCAAGGATGGAGGGCTTACTTTTCCGTATGTTCATCCCTACAGGATGAGGGACCCACTCTTCAAGGTTTACGAAGAGGACAGAAATGTTGCCTGCAGGCTAAGGCTTTTCAGCAAAACAGAGCATGGATACAGGCTTCTTTCTGTTGAAGAGCCATGCCATCTATATCTGCTTGGAACGGACAAGCTGGGGAGAGATATTCTAAGCAGGCTCATATACGGCTCAAGGGTTTCTCTGACCATAGGTCTTGTGGGGGTTAGCATAACCTTCCTTCTGGGCAGCCTTATAGGCGGCATTTCTGGATACTTCGGGGGGAGGATAGACACAGCAATAATGAGGCTTGTGGAGGTGCTTTTAGCTATACCCACCTTCTATCTCATGCTTTCCCTGAGGTCTGTTTTCCCGCTGACCATGGAGAGCTTTCAGGTCTTTCTCATGGTTATATTTATCCTGTCCTTTCTTGGGTGGGCAGGGCTTGCAAGGGTCGTGAGGGGTATGGTGCTTTCCATAAGGGAGAAGGAGTTCGTCCAGTCTGCCAGAAGCTATGGTGCAGGAACCTTGAGAATTCTGAGAGTTCACATTCTGCCAAACACCTACTACTATCTGATAGTCTCTGCAACTCTCTCATTCCCTGGCTACATTCTGGCTGAGGCATCCCTTAGCTTTCTTGGTCTTGGCATTCAGGAGCCCTTTCCCAGCTGGGGAAACATGCTCTCTGACGCAAGGAATGTAAACCTTGTGCTTGCCCATCCATGGATACTATCTCCGGGCGTTGCCCTCTTTCTTCTTGTAATAGCCTTCAACCTTCTCGGTGATAATCTTCTAAAGGGTGGCAGAAGATGAAGGACCTTTTCTGTAGAGTTGTCAAAAACAGACATATCAGAGGAAGGCTGTTCCTGCTTGAGCTCCACGCACCCGAGATTGCTAAGGAAGTAAAGGCGGGACAGTTTGTGATGCTGGGAGTTTCTCCCACCCTTGACCCTCTGGGAAGAAGGGCCTTTGCGGTGGCAGATGTAAGGGATGAAAGGCTTCTAATATTTTACGACCTTGTGGGGAAAGGGACAGGACTGCTCTCTGCGGTGAAGGAGGGAGAAGGGCTTCCCACATTTGGACCCCTCGGTAAAGGGCTTTTTCCACAGGAGGGGGATAAACATCTTCTTCTGGGTGGAGGTGTGGGGCTTGCAGGGCTTAGCCTTCTCGGTAAAGAATTGAGAGCAAAAGGTAAGAGGGTAGTCTTTGTCTACGCTGGCAGGTCTGAAGAGCATCTTGGTATGGAAGACTGGCTGAAGGAGGAGGGTTTTGATTACATACTATACACGGAGGATGGAAGTAGGGGCAGAAAGGGCCTGATAACGGATGCACTCAGAGAATTTGACATCACCTGGGTGGTTCATGCCTGCGGACCAAAGGGTATGCTGAGGGCTCTGAAAAACATGAACACTGGACATAACATGTATTTTTCCCTTGAAAGCAGAATGGCATGCGGGTGGGGCGTGTGCCTGGGATGCGTGGTGAAAACCCCAGAAGGCTACAGGAGGGTATGCTACGAAGGACCTGTATTGCCTGCAGGGGAGGTGCTCTTCTGATGTTTACAGGGCTTGTGGAAAAAGTGGGAAAGGTGGAAGGCCTGAGAGGCGGAAGGCTTGTGGTAGAAGCAGGCTATGAAGATGTGGTGCTTGGGGAGAGTATAGCAGTCAATGGCGTATGTCTCACGGTGGTAAAGACTGAAGGCGAGCTTCTTCATTTTGACCTGTCTGAAGAGACGCTGAGCAGGAGCAACCTGAGATTTCTAAAAAGGGGCGACCACGTGAACCTAGAAAGAGCACTCAGGCTCTCTGACAGGCTAGGTGGACATCTTCTTCAGGGACATGTGGACTTTACCGCACCCATAATTCAGCTACAGAAGAAGGGCGAGCACTGGCTGTTAATGGTCCAGATTAAACCAGATTACAGCGCATACTTTGTAGAAAAGGGCTCTGTAGGCATAGATGGGATAAGCCTTACCATAAACAGGGTTGAGGGACCGCTGATTCAGATGAACATAATACCCCATACCTATGAAAACACAAACCTCAAGTTCAGAAAGTCAGGGGAGAT
Encoded proteins:
- a CDS encoding riboflavin synthase; the protein is MFTGLVEKVGKVEGLRGGRLVVEAGYEDVVLGESIAVNGVCLTVVKTEGELLHFDLSEETLSRSNLRFLKRGDHVNLERALRLSDRLGGHLLQGHVDFTAPIIQLQKKGEHWLLMVQIKPDYSAYFVEKGSVGIDGISLTINRVEGPLIQMNIIPHTYENTNLKFRKSGEMVNVEVDIIGKYVINYLQRFKGGSLQSLLEAFYNINT
- a CDS encoding MTH1187 family thiamine-binding protein, with translation MSVLVFVSMTPLGKGESVSEYVARVVDIVDRSGLPYVLTPMGTIIEGETWEEVMSVLKEGFEALRKDCPRISITMKIDYREGKSGRLFSKVKSVEDKLGREIRKAT
- a CDS encoding ABC transporter permease codes for the protein MRLTFPLTIIGFFLFLALFADILAPYPYSLQNRKAPFHPPTRIHIFKDGGLTFPYVHPYRMRDPLFKVYEEDRNVACRLRLFSKTEHGYRLLSVEEPCHLYLLGTDKLGRDILSRLIYGSRVSLTIGLVGVSITFLLGSLIGGISGYFGGRIDTAIMRLVEVLLAIPTFYLMLSLRSVFPLTMESFQVFLMVIFILSFLGWAGLARVVRGMVLSIREKEFVQSARSYGAGTLRILRVHILPNTYYYLIVSATLSFPGYILAEASLSFLGLGIQEPFPSWGNMLSDARNVNLVLAHPWILSPGVALFLLVIAFNLLGDNLLKGGRR
- a CDS encoding dihydroorotate dehydrogenase electron transfer subunit; amino-acid sequence: MKDLFCRVVKNRHIRGRLFLLELHAPEIAKEVKAGQFVMLGVSPTLDPLGRRAFAVADVRDERLLIFYDLVGKGTGLLSAVKEGEGLPTFGPLGKGLFPQEGDKHLLLGGGVGLAGLSLLGKELRAKGKRVVFVYAGRSEEHLGMEDWLKEEGFDYILYTEDGSRGRKGLITDALREFDITWVVHACGPKGMLRALKNMNTGHNMYFSLESRMACGWGVCLGCVVKTPEGYRRVCYEGPVLPAGEVLF